One part of the Natronorubrum sediminis genome encodes these proteins:
- a CDS encoding tyrosine-type recombinase/integrase: MGWGRFELSIGLHARRFASARVIHWSSSRFARRTADFHAFRPRVLPARFAARAGLPTTGEGNLEIVAEITGDSLALPGTEQQRMPAIDNAIEAYFTERETELSDSSLQNHHYQLKMFRKWAWGAGDVNSVEELEPLDLSRFRRYRSKSINTNTMYNQLCVVRLFLRFCFRMGWVDESLPESIVLPTRDGAARDSKIDPDRVAGLLDDLERYQYASTGHVILSLLWSCSLRIGGLRALDVKDVDLDNRWADLVYRPESETPLKNKRGSEREINLHGWVCDLLRAWINDRRPSVTDEFGREPLLGTKRGRMSRSAIRVRVYKLTACGDLGHGCACGSTYPSECDDSVAPHDIRRSSISAWLDEGHDPNLLSGRVDTSTRTMEKHYDVRSEREKRELRRDAFDL; encoded by the coding sequence ATGGGTTGGGGCAGATTTGAACTGTCAATAGGATTACATGCTCGACGCTTCGCGTCTGCGCGTGTAATCCATTGGAGTTCGTCTCGCTTCGCTCGACGAACTGCCGACTTCCATGCGTTCCGCCCTCGGGTCCTGCCTGCTCGCTTCGCTGCGCGGGCGGGCCTTCCGACTACAGGTGAAGGCAATTTAGAAATAGTTGCTGAGATCACTGGCGACTCGCTCGCACTCCCAGGCACGGAGCAACAACGCATGCCAGCAATTGACAATGCTATCGAGGCGTACTTCACGGAAAGAGAGACCGAACTCAGCGACTCATCGCTGCAGAATCACCACTATCAACTCAAAATGTTCCGCAAATGGGCTTGGGGTGCAGGAGACGTTAACAGCGTTGAAGAACTCGAACCACTCGACCTATCCCGGTTTCGACGATACCGAAGCAAGTCGATCAATACCAACACAATGTACAACCAACTCTGTGTGGTTCGACTCTTCCTCCGGTTTTGTTTCCGGATGGGCTGGGTTGATGAGTCACTCCCGGAGTCGATCGTACTGCCAACAAGAGATGGAGCGGCACGTGATAGTAAGATCGATCCAGATCGTGTTGCGGGACTCCTTGATGACTTAGAACGCTACCAGTATGCGTCAACCGGCCACGTTATTCTCTCGCTCTTATGGTCCTGTTCGCTTCGTATTGGCGGCTTGCGAGCACTGGATGTAAAAGACGTAGACCTAGATAACCGATGGGCAGATTTAGTATATCGCCCCGAAAGTGAGACTCCGCTCAAAAACAAACGTGGTTCGGAGCGCGAGATTAACTTACACGGATGGGTCTGCGATTTGCTTCGTGCTTGGATCAACGACCGTCGTCCCTCAGTAACTGATGAATTTGGGAGAGAACCTCTACTGGGGACTAAGCGGGGACGTATGTCTCGATCAGCAATTCGTGTTCGGGTATACAAACTGACTGCGTGTGGTGATTTAGGGCATGGGTGTGCCTGCGGATCAACGTATCCATCAGAGTGTGATGACTCAGTCGCGCCACACGATATCCGCCGTAGCAGTATTTCTGCGTGGCTCGATGAGGGCCACGATCCAAATTTACTATCTGGGAGGGTTGATACAAGTACTCGTACGATGGAAAAACACTACGATGTGAGATCCGAGCGTGAAAAAAGAGAACTCAGACGAGACGCGTTCGATCTCTAA
- a CDS encoding AsnC family transcriptional regulator: protein MRNPDETDLEILRLLIDDARRPFSEIADHVGLTPPAVSDRVARLEELGVIRNFTVDVDRTTLQNRVPVLIQLTVKPEAVERVFDRLYELDETEHVFQCFDGGIVAHVNAPDQDAHAWFRDALEMEDIDSYELTPLSRYEWSVGVTPADFTISCAVCDNTVKSDGETARINGEVKVFCCPSCKSKHEQRYESLQQGAN, encoded by the coding sequence ATGAGGAACCCAGATGAGACCGACCTCGAAATACTACGGTTGCTGATCGATGACGCTCGGCGACCGTTCAGCGAAATAGCCGATCACGTCGGCCTGACCCCACCAGCGGTTTCCGATCGTGTCGCACGCTTAGAAGAATTAGGCGTTATTCGGAACTTCACGGTTGACGTGGATCGAACAACGCTTCAGAACCGAGTTCCGGTACTGATTCAACTGACAGTCAAACCGGAAGCCGTCGAACGCGTCTTCGACCGACTGTACGAGCTGGATGAAACCGAGCACGTCTTCCAATGTTTCGATGGCGGCATCGTTGCTCACGTGAACGCACCCGATCAAGATGCACACGCGTGGTTCCGAGATGCTCTGGAAATGGAAGACATCGACTCGTACGAGCTCACGCCCCTGTCCAGATACGAATGGAGTGTCGGGGTCACTCCCGCTGATTTCACCATCTCGTGTGCAGTGTGCGATAACACGGTGAAAAGCGACGGCGAGACAGCTCGAATCAACGGCGAGGTCAAAGTCTTCTGTTGTCCATCGTGTAAAAGCAAGCACGAACAGCGGTACGAATCATTGCAACAAGGGGCAAACTGA
- a CDS encoding phytoene desaturase family protein — protein sequence MTTEPWSAPPNALEGNSVVIVGSGFGGLSTAAHLAAAGASVTVLEKNDQLGGRASVLERAGFRFDMGPSWYMMPDVFERFFAAFERDPSDFYTLERLDPHYRIFWKDGDRLDVTPDVEATKAAFEFYEDGAADALEDYLERSTETYDIGMEHFVYTNRPLFRDYVDWNVLKNARGLGLLGSMDDHVSSYFDHPKLQQVVQYSLVFLGGSPSNTPALYNLMSHVDFNLGVYYPRGGIAAVVDGIVDLCTELGVEFRTGYEVRKIAPQQTGFHLETSAGPVDADFVVSNADYAHTEQSLLEPEFRQHDEPYWDTRTYAPSAFLLYLGITGDLEDIAHHTLVLPTDWDPHFETIFDEPNWPDNPAYYLCAPSVTDDTVAPDGCSALFALVPIAPGLEDDEAIREAYRDSLLDDIAANTGVALRDRLLVEESFCISDFATRYNAREGSALGLAHTLRQTGPFRPSHRSSALEGLYYTGAYTTPGIGVPMCLISGQHTADALIADVATETPTV from the coding sequence ATGACTACGGAGCCATGGTCGGCCCCACCGAACGCTCTCGAGGGGAACTCCGTCGTCATCGTCGGCAGCGGATTCGGTGGACTCTCGACGGCCGCCCATCTCGCAGCGGCGGGTGCGTCCGTCACCGTCCTCGAGAAGAACGACCAACTCGGCGGCCGCGCGAGCGTCCTCGAGCGCGCCGGCTTTCGATTCGATATGGGCCCGTCGTGGTACATGATGCCCGACGTCTTCGAGCGCTTCTTCGCCGCGTTCGAGCGTGACCCCTCCGATTTCTACACCCTCGAGCGACTCGATCCCCACTACCGGATTTTCTGGAAAGACGGCGACCGACTCGACGTAACACCAGACGTCGAGGCCACCAAAGCCGCGTTCGAATTCTACGAGGACGGTGCCGCTGACGCACTCGAAGACTACCTCGAGCGCTCGACGGAAACCTACGACATCGGGATGGAACACTTCGTCTACACGAATCGGCCCCTGTTTCGCGACTACGTCGATTGGAACGTCCTGAAAAACGCCCGCGGACTCGGCTTGCTCGGCTCGATGGACGATCACGTGTCGTCGTACTTCGACCACCCGAAACTCCAGCAGGTCGTCCAGTACTCACTCGTTTTTCTCGGCGGGTCGCCGTCGAACACCCCCGCACTCTACAACCTGATGAGCCACGTCGATTTCAACCTCGGCGTCTACTATCCACGAGGGGGAATCGCAGCCGTCGTCGACGGAATCGTCGATCTCTGCACCGAACTCGGCGTCGAATTCCGAACCGGATACGAGGTCCGAAAGATCGCGCCCCAACAAACTGGATTCCACCTCGAGACGTCAGCCGGGCCCGTCGACGCCGATTTCGTCGTCAGTAACGCAGACTACGCCCACACCGAACAGTCACTCCTCGAACCCGAATTCAGACAACACGACGAACCGTATTGGGACACCCGAACCTACGCACCATCGGCATTCTTGCTCTACCTCGGCATCACCGGCGACCTCGAGGACATCGCCCACCATACCCTCGTGCTTCCGACCGACTGGGACCCCCACTTCGAGACCATCTTCGACGAACCAAATTGGCCCGATAACCCTGCGTACTACCTCTGTGCACCGTCGGTCACCGACGACACCGTCGCTCCTGACGGCTGTAGCGCCCTCTTCGCGCTCGTCCCCATCGCCCCCGGCCTCGAGGACGACGAGGCGATCCGCGAGGCCTATCGAGACTCTCTCCTCGACGACATCGCGGCAAACACCGGCGTGGCCCTTCGGGACCGTCTCCTCGTCGAGGAATCGTTTTGCATCTCCGACTTCGCGACTCGGTACAACGCCCGCGAAGGGAGCGCGCTCGGTCTCGCTCACACGCTCCGCCAAACCGGGCCGTTCCGCCCGAGCCACCGTTCGTCCGCACTCGAGGGACTGTACTACACCGGCGCGTACACGACGCCCGGCATCGGCGTACCGATGTGTCTCATCAGCGGGCAGCATACCGCCGACGCGCTCATCGCCGACGTTGCCACCGAGACACCGACTGTATGA
- a CDS encoding heavy metal translocating P-type ATPase, with protein MSNDHSNIERTDLSLSGMSCTTCASTIADSLEDVDGVQDASVNFATERADVSHDSDVPVEELIEAVEAAGYGVRDELLNDEMEGEEELQEMRRMAIRAWIVTSPIVLLMVFMWTPLEVLTGFQIDVAMFVFATIVVFYYGRTTHASAIRGIQNGTFNMDSLISIGTLVAWVTGVMVFVTPIENYAGVGAMIMASHNVGTYLEHRAKGRASSAIEGLMSMQAETAAVQRDGEEIELPIEDVEIGDVMVVRPGEKVPLDGTVIEGRSSVDESMVTGESDPATKEEGDEVIGATVNQSGMIKVRAEKVGDDTFLSQVVELVEEAQGTKVPIQAFTDRVTNYFVPTVLILAALSFVLWFLFPDGMGAVAGIGAPYLPWVDLALDPLTLGIFAAVAVLVISCPCALGLATPTALMAGTGKAAENGILFRDGEAIQTMKDLDVVVLDKTGTITEGNHSVTDVVVGDHPSVSADGGHLEDPGLTEREVVRLAASAERGSEHPIGQAIIEYAEDQEIELAEPAAFDNVAGKGIQAEIDGRSVYVGNTKFFDEVGIPLAYEDELQALEQEGKTTVLVGIEDENVGVISTADTIKEESHDAIQALHDRGLETWMITGDNERTARAIAETVDIDPSRVMAGVLPQDKIDKVSELQEEGYNVAMVGDGINDAPALKQANIGVAIGTGTDIAIQSSDVSLVRGSLDALVDSFTLSERIFSKIKQNLFWAFIYNAVAIPIAFFGLLHPVIAVAAMITSSISVITNSTRLGNIEL; from the coding sequence ATGTCAAACGACCATTCGAATATAGAACGAACCGACCTGTCCCTCTCGGGCATGTCGTGTACGACGTGCGCGTCTACAATAGCGGACAGTCTCGAAGATGTAGACGGGGTGCAGGACGCTTCGGTCAACTTCGCCACGGAGCGAGCGGACGTCAGCCATGACTCGGATGTCCCTGTTGAAGAACTCATCGAGGCCGTGGAAGCCGCTGGTTACGGTGTTCGTGACGAGTTACTGAACGACGAGATGGAAGGCGAAGAAGAGCTACAGGAGATGCGTCGGATGGCGATCCGGGCGTGGATTGTCACGTCTCCAATCGTCCTGCTCATGGTGTTCATGTGGACACCGCTGGAAGTTCTGACCGGCTTCCAGATCGACGTCGCTATGTTCGTCTTCGCTACGATCGTCGTCTTCTACTACGGTCGGACGACCCACGCGTCCGCGATTCGGGGTATCCAGAATGGGACGTTCAACATGGATTCGCTGATCTCGATCGGGACACTCGTCGCATGGGTAACCGGCGTGATGGTCTTCGTGACGCCGATCGAGAACTACGCCGGCGTCGGAGCGATGATCATGGCCTCGCACAACGTGGGAACGTACCTCGAACACCGAGCGAAAGGACGTGCGAGCTCGGCCATCGAGGGACTGATGTCCATGCAAGCAGAGACGGCAGCGGTCCAGAGAGATGGGGAAGAGATCGAACTCCCTATCGAAGACGTCGAGATTGGGGATGTAATGGTCGTTCGTCCAGGCGAGAAGGTCCCGCTCGACGGAACCGTCATCGAGGGACGAAGCAGCGTCGATGAATCGATGGTGACCGGCGAGTCTGATCCTGCAACCAAGGAGGAAGGCGACGAAGTGATCGGTGCGACGGTGAACCAGTCGGGGATGATCAAGGTGCGGGCCGAAAAGGTCGGCGACGACACGTTCCTCTCACAGGTCGTCGAACTCGTCGAAGAAGCCCAGGGAACCAAAGTCCCGATCCAGGCCTTTACCGACCGTGTCACGAACTACTTCGTCCCGACAGTACTGATACTCGCAGCGCTCTCGTTCGTATTGTGGTTCCTGTTCCCGGACGGAATGGGGGCCGTCGCGGGTATCGGTGCACCGTACCTCCCCTGGGTGGATCTCGCTCTCGATCCGTTGACGCTCGGGATCTTCGCGGCTGTTGCCGTTCTGGTGATCTCGTGTCCGTGTGCACTCGGACTGGCGACGCCAACGGCGCTGATGGCCGGCACTGGGAAGGCTGCCGAGAACGGCATCCTGTTCCGCGACGGTGAAGCCATCCAGACGATGAAGGATCTCGATGTCGTGGTGCTGGACAAGACGGGGACGATCACGGAGGGCAACCACTCAGTTACGGACGTCGTCGTGGGAGACCACCCTTCGGTCAGTGCTGACGGCGGACACTTGGAAGATCCCGGTCTGACCGAACGCGAAGTGGTCAGACTCGCTGCCTCGGCCGAACGAGGGAGCGAACACCCGATCGGGCAGGCTATCATCGAGTACGCCGAAGACCAGGAAATCGAACTGGCCGAGCCGGCGGCGTTCGATAACGTCGCCGGAAAAGGGATCCAAGCAGAGATCGACGGACGATCGGTCTACGTCGGAAACACGAAGTTCTTCGACGAAGTCGGCATTCCGCTTGCCTACGAGGACGAACTGCAGGCCTTAGAGCAGGAAGGGAAAACGACGGTGCTCGTCGGTATCGAAGACGAAAACGTCGGCGTCATCAGCACGGCCGACACGATCAAGGAGGAATCTCACGATGCGATTCAGGCGTTGCACGACCGTGGGCTCGAAACCTGGATGATCACCGGGGACAACGAGCGGACTGCCCGCGCGATCGCTGAAACGGTCGATATCGACCCCAGTCGAGTTATGGCTGGCGTCCTCCCGCAGGACAAGATCGACAAGGTCAGCGAATTGCAAGAGGAGGGATACAACGTTGCGATGGTCGGCGACGGGATCAACGATGCGCCCGCGCTGAAACAGGCGAACATCGGCGTCGCTATCGGCACGGGAACTGACATCGCCATCCAGTCGAGCGACGTTAGCCTCGTGCGGGGCTCGCTCGATGCGCTCGTTGACTCGTTCACGCTGTCGGAGCGGATCTTCTCGAAGATCAAGCAGAACCTCTTCTGGGCGTTCATCTACAACGCGGTGGCGATCCCGATCGCGTTCTTCGGGCTGCTCCACCCGGTGATCGCCGTCGCGGCGATGATTACGTCGAGCATCTCGGTCATCACGAACTCGACGCGGCTGGGGAATATCGAGCTGTAA
- a CDS encoding bacterio-opsin activator domain-containing protein gives MKTRDLDQVDFELKERAIDEAPVGITISDPDQPDNSLVYVNESFERLTGYAAEDVLGKNCRFLQGDETDPAAVSELKDGIESAEAVTVELLNYREDGDPFWNEVTVAPLRDETGDVTNYVGFQVDITQRKEAQLALAAERERLDRLVDRINGLLADVTELLMHGVDREETEQAIVERIAATESYAATWIGEPDLAANTLETSTHAHFDDSFEDLSIDLDGDSPIARAFSQESVVLGSLEDQSGLRLERDAGRFAAIPLVYGDATYGVLVVVGTDTDALDERELVVLESVGRTIATAINAAQSRRGLTADDLIELEFTITDESFFPVALADTWNAPLELRGSAKGGDGHLHLFVDTSEDVAASTDESPPTTEHLESVTRIGGGETPLIELELAPGSVIDHLAERGAEVQTLTAESGVAELEITVPAETGGRVILELLEDRYDGLELVAYRERTHRPTTRAAFESTLEDRLTDRQATALYSAFYSGYYDDPRTTTGDELAASMGVSRPTFHQHLRAAERKLLTAVLG, from the coding sequence ATGAAGACGCGGGACCTGGACCAGGTCGACTTCGAACTCAAAGAACGGGCAATCGACGAGGCACCCGTCGGTATCACGATCAGTGACCCGGACCAGCCGGATAATTCGCTCGTTTACGTGAACGAGTCCTTCGAACGGCTCACCGGATACGCGGCCGAAGACGTCCTCGGGAAAAACTGTCGATTCTTGCAGGGAGACGAGACCGATCCAGCGGCTGTGAGCGAACTCAAAGACGGAATCGAGAGTGCTGAAGCTGTCACCGTCGAACTGCTCAACTACCGCGAAGACGGCGACCCGTTCTGGAACGAAGTCACCGTCGCACCGCTTCGGGACGAAACCGGCGACGTCACGAACTACGTCGGCTTTCAGGTCGATATCACCCAGCGCAAGGAGGCCCAACTCGCGCTGGCGGCCGAGCGCGAACGCCTCGACCGCCTCGTCGATCGAATCAACGGCCTGCTCGCAGACGTCACCGAACTCCTGATGCACGGAGTCGACCGCGAAGAAACCGAGCAAGCCATCGTCGAGCGAATCGCCGCGACGGAGTCCTACGCCGCAACGTGGATCGGCGAACCGGACCTCGCGGCGAACACACTCGAGACCTCCACGCACGCCCACTTCGACGACTCCTTCGAGGACCTCAGTATCGATCTCGACGGAGACTCCCCGATAGCTCGAGCGTTCTCCCAGGAATCGGTCGTCCTCGGCTCTCTGGAAGACCAATCCGGGTTACGTCTCGAGCGCGACGCCGGACGGTTCGCTGCTATCCCCCTCGTGTACGGCGACGCAACCTACGGCGTGTTGGTCGTCGTCGGGACCGACACGGACGCCCTGGACGAGCGCGAACTGGTGGTTCTCGAGTCGGTGGGTCGAACCATCGCGACGGCGATCAACGCAGCCCAAAGCCGACGCGGACTGACAGCAGACGATCTCATCGAGCTCGAGTTCACGATCACCGACGAGTCGTTCTTCCCGGTCGCACTCGCTGACACCTGGAACGCTCCCCTCGAGCTTCGTGGCTCCGCAAAAGGCGGTGACGGTCACTTACACCTGTTCGTCGACACCTCCGAGGACGTCGCGGCGAGCACCGACGAATCGCCACCCACTACCGAGCATCTCGAGTCAGTGACGCGGATCGGCGGTGGTGAAACCCCACTGATCGAACTCGAACTCGCACCCGGATCGGTTATCGACCACCTCGCCGAACGCGGCGCGGAAGTACAGACGCTGACAGCCGAATCCGGTGTCGCTGAACTCGAGATTACCGTGCCCGCTGAAACCGGTGGTCGAGTGATCCTCGAACTGCTCGAGGATCGATACGACGGGCTCGAACTCGTGGCCTACCGGGAACGAACGCACCGACCGACGACTCGTGCTGCGTTCGAGTCGACGCTGGAGGACCGACTGACCGATCGACAGGCAACGGCGCTTTACAGCGCGTTTTACTCGGGATACTACGACGACCCTCGCACGACGACCGGTGACGAACTCGCGGCGTCGATGGGCGTCTCTCGACCGACATTTCACCAGCACCTCCGTGCAGCCGAACGAAAGCTTCTCACGGCCGTTTTGGGCTAA
- a CDS encoding phytoene/squalene synthase family protein: MSTPSSHRATAESIHRRTGRTFHLATRLLPERARDPTHVMYAFFRVADEIVDDPEPESTTAQRRELEALRAEALGERDPTSDVMKGFAAVRNEHDLDHREIEIFLDAMAMDLERARYDTIDDLDDYLRGSSVAVAYLLTDVFAADLDPAVRPHAAALAEGFQLTNFLRDVREDVRKYDRIYLPREVLHRHGVTVDDIESLRFDDSVAAVIEDELERTESLYRNGVAGIPHLPEDVQFGVLLAAVLYAEHHRLIRQNGYDTLASRPSLSRPRRLAVTARTWYHWRRTRDPEAVFEAVSAISPGEPDAADSDSSSQGETTQVTNAGSTQSESNFPRPMHSARRTVGRIRTYFGTRSE, encoded by the coding sequence ATGTCTACGCCATCGTCTCACCGCGCGACCGCGGAATCGATCCATCGACGCACCGGGCGAACGTTCCACCTCGCTACTCGGCTTCTTCCCGAGCGTGCACGCGACCCGACACACGTCATGTACGCATTCTTCCGCGTCGCAGACGAAATCGTCGACGATCCCGAACCGGAGTCGACGACGGCACAACGCCGCGAACTCGAGGCACTTCGCGCCGAAGCGCTCGGCGAACGCGATCCGACGAGCGACGTGATGAAGGGATTCGCCGCCGTCCGCAACGAACACGACCTCGATCATCGTGAGATCGAGATATTCCTCGACGCCATGGCGATGGACCTCGAGCGAGCCAGATACGACACGATCGACGACCTCGACGATTACCTTCGTGGCTCGTCGGTCGCAGTCGCGTACCTGTTGACCGACGTCTTCGCTGCCGACCTCGATCCCGCAGTCAGACCCCACGCAGCCGCGCTCGCCGAAGGATTCCAGTTGACCAACTTCCTTCGAGACGTTCGCGAGGACGTCCGGAAGTACGACAGAATCTACCTCCCTCGCGAGGTCCTCCACCGTCACGGCGTCACCGTCGACGATATCGAATCGCTTCGGTTCGACGACAGCGTCGCCGCGGTGATCGAAGACGAACTCGAACGCACCGAATCGCTCTACAGAAACGGCGTCGCCGGCATCCCCCACCTCCCAGAAGACGTTCAGTTCGGCGTCCTCCTCGCCGCCGTACTGTACGCCGAACACCACCGACTCATCCGCCAGAACGGATACGACACGCTCGCGAGTCGGCCCTCGCTCTCGAGACCTCGACGTCTCGCCGTCACCGCCCGAACGTGGTATCACTGGCGACGAACACGAGACCCGGAGGCCGTCTTCGAGGCCGTCAGCGCGATTTCGCCGGGCGAGCCTGACGCAGCCGATTCCGACTCGAGCAGCCAGGGTGAGACCACGCAAGTGACGAACGCGGGGTCGACGCAATCAGAATCGAATTTTCCCCGACCGATGCATTCGGCCCGCCGCACCGTCGGTCGCATTCGAACTTACTTCGGAACGAGGTCAGAATGA
- a CDS encoding heavy-metal-associated domain-containing protein, with protein sequence MARTITVTGMSCEGCEQNVEDALQALDGVAQVSADHEAESVELDTEGGVEDEEIHAAIEDAGYDVA encoded by the coding sequence ATGGCACGAACGATCACTGTCACTGGGATGAGTTGCGAAGGCTGCGAACAGAACGTCGAGGATGCGCTCCAAGCACTTGATGGCGTGGCCCAGGTCAGTGCTGACCACGAGGCCGAATCTGTCGAACTCGACACCGAAGGTGGTGTAGAGGACGAAGAAATCCACGCTGCCATCGAGGACGCTGGCTACGACGTCGCCTAG
- a CDS encoding prenyltransferase, with protein sequence MTSRALLVRSRPRFWPYLAGPVLVGAVYAAESVGALFTPTVLVLFGYFLLPANLFLYGINDVFDADADRENPKKADRESRYRGDAATRWSVTLSFALGLALLAITPTVAAPWLLGFFVLGAAYSAPPLRLKTRPPLDSLSNGLYILPGATAYAAVAGTTPPVLALLGGWLWAMGMHTFSAIPDIEPDRRADIETTATRLGGRLATVYCGSVWALAAGVFALLDYRLGLLMLAYPILLVGIGLSEVDLERAYWWYPAVNASIGMVFTLGGLWVLLCG encoded by the coding sequence ATGACTTCTCGAGCGCTTCTGGTTCGATCACGACCACGTTTTTGGCCCTACCTCGCCGGTCCCGTACTCGTGGGTGCTGTCTATGCCGCCGAGTCGGTTGGTGCGCTGTTCACCCCGACCGTACTCGTCCTGTTTGGGTACTTCCTCCTCCCCGCGAATCTCTTCCTCTACGGTATCAACGACGTTTTTGACGCCGACGCCGACCGCGAAAATCCGAAAAAAGCCGACCGGGAATCACGCTACCGTGGCGACGCCGCGACTCGCTGGTCAGTCACCTTGTCGTTCGCACTTGGCCTCGCGCTGTTGGCGATCACCCCGACCGTCGCTGCCCCCTGGCTTCTCGGGTTCTTCGTTCTCGGGGCGGCCTACAGCGCGCCGCCGCTGCGCCTCAAAACCCGTCCACCTCTGGACTCGCTCTCGAATGGCCTCTACATCCTCCCCGGTGCGACAGCGTACGCCGCGGTCGCCGGAACGACACCGCCCGTCCTCGCACTCCTCGGCGGATGGCTCTGGGCGATGGGCATGCACACGTTCTCGGCCATCCCGGACATCGAACCCGACCGCCGCGCAGACATCGAAACCACCGCAACCCGTCTCGGTGGGCGCCTCGCGACGGTCTACTGCGGTTCGGTCTGGGCGCTCGCCGCGGGCGTATTCGCGCTCCTCGACTATCGGCTCGGGCTGTTGATGCTGGCGTATCCGATTTTGCTGGTCGGAATCGGACTTAGCGAGGTGGACCTCGAGCGAGCGTACTGGTGGTATCCGGCGGTGAACGCCAGTATTGGGATGGTGTTTACACTCGGCGGATTGTGGGTATTGCTTTGTGGTTAG